The stretch of DNA GTGCTACCCGCTGGTAACAATTGCAAGCGCGAGGACGGGTGACACCCGGGTCACCCGTCGACGGACTCCTGGGTGAGCAGCGCCCAGACCGTCTTGCCGCCGCCCGGGTGGCGGTCGACGCCCCACGAGCGGGCCAGGGCCTCGAGCAGCACGAGGCCGCGCCCGGTCGAGGCGAGCGACGGTGACTCCCGACGGGCGGGCTGGCCGTCGGCGAGGTCCCGCACCGCCACCATCACCCCGTCGCGCTCCTGGACGAGCGTGACCTCGAGCGGGGTCCGCGCGTGCAGGACCGCGTTGGTGACGAGCTCGGAGACGACGAGGGCGGTGGCGTCGACGAGGGCGTCGCAGTCCCAGTCGCGCAGAGCAGCGACGACGCCGTGACGGGCGCGGGGCACTGCCTCGGCAGCCGACGGCAGCGCCATCTGCCAGGTCGCCTGCACCGTCACCTCCGCCGCTCCGTCCTGTGGTCCCCATCACGGTGTGCCCGCTGGAGCGAGATGCA from Mycobacteriales bacterium encodes:
- a CDS encoding ATP-binding protein is translated as MTVQATWQMALPSAAEAVPRARHGVVAALRDWDCDALVDATALVVSELVTNAVLHARTPLEVTLVQERDGVMVAVRDLADGQPARRESPSLASTGRGLVLLEALARSWGVDRHPGGGKTVWALLTQESVDG